In a single window of the Paramisgurnus dabryanus chromosome 23, PD_genome_1.1, whole genome shotgun sequence genome:
- the pkp3a gene encoding plakophilin-3a isoform X2 yields the protein MTKYPTQTATPNFSSKSFVYSATRPAAMAQRASQYASGGYSSRSAIDFAPKTKMSYTARGGGGGGAYYQEDMVGGGYQGGGYQGGGYQGGGYQGAVYQGAGYQGGQVQQQVSTMTRSLNRMATDPETSSMRSMRIGSMPRQAVSSWVAQDDSDESASEREAIFARQATIQSMSNGYATSTYPRPSVYSTRVNGFEGGQQQVSSMTLPAMRRSLSGTLQSSGGGGAVEQEVYVRQQSFKGPAFRTISRINNRQQTRGATISSGGMYGTMPVGFSGSQGNLAMVQQGRLSRAGSVRSMHSVGRGKDVFDGMDMAGSMGNLSGLNNLDMPTAIAYLNQADPDLQMMGAAYIQHECYHNSDAKKTVRLQKGIPSLVQLFNVDNEEVQRYATGATRNLIYENMENKVALIEAGGIPKLIDALKKDDDELRKNITGILWNLSSKDNLKERLARDTLGDLTEMILIPLSGTGDKEIIELNPSESDIFFNTTGCLRNLSSVHERTRQQMRETPNLVDALVAYVQRCFEDGKYEEKGVENAVCVLRNLSYQLYSEIPLTIQNRLEGPNRATGSSKGEPIGCFTPQSKKAKDRQNQDLTTFSEVSKLPRGMEWLWHPQIVDMYHKVLQNCEINSTTREAAAGALQNITAGDKRWASILSRVAIEQNRILPTVMDLFSKTKNDSELRALTGFVRNLSRHARNKDDMAVKVVQNLVVLLPDDGTVKNPSTDVVTNICGALNNLVTTSSVAARDISYFDGLSKLQGIISNHDGSPDKRKAAKAAGTVMRNMFQYKKLHKDYKNKGFTKDHLAQLCV from the exons GCCCAACGTGCATCCCAATACGCCAGCGGTGGTTATTCATCTCGCTCCGCTATCGATTTCGCcccaaaaacaaaaatgagcTACACGGCGAGAGGTGGTGGAGGCGGAGGAGCCTATTACCAAGAAGACATGGTTGGGGGCGGGTACCAGGGTGGTGGGTACCAAGGTGGCGGGTACCAAGGTGGCGGGTACCAAGGTGCCGTGTACCAAGGTGCCGGTTATCAGGGTGGCCAGGTGCAGCAGCAGGTCAGCACAATGACTCGTTCCTTAAACCGTATGGCAACCGACCCTGAGACCTCGTCGATGCGTTCCATGCGAATTGGAAGCATGCCACGGCAGGCGGTATCTTCCTGGGTGGCACAGGACGACAGCGACGAAAGTGCTTCGGAACGCGAAGCCATCTTTGCACGTCAGGCCACCATCCAAAGCATGAGCAACGGCTACGCAACCAGTACCTACCCACGTCCTTCCGTGTACTCCACTAGAGTCAACGGATTTGAAGGTGGGCAGCAGCAGGTCAGTTCCATGACGCTACCGGCCATGCGACGTTCCCTCAGCGGGACGCTCCAGAGTAGCGGGGGAGGCGGTGCCGTGGAGCAGGAGGTCTACGTTCGTCAGCAGTCCTTTAAAGGCCCCGCCTTCCGCACCATCAGTCGAATCAACAATCGCCAACAGACGCGAGGGGCCACCATCTCATCTGGCGGAATGTATGGAACCATGCCAGTAGGGTTCAGCGGTTCCCAGGGCAACCTGGCCATGGTGCAGCAGGGACGACTGTCACGTGCCGGCTCTGTAAGGAGTATGCACAGTGTTGGGAGGGGCAAGGATGTGTTTGATGGCATGGATATGGCGGGCAGCATGGGAAACCTGAGCGG ACTCAACAACCTGGACATGCCTACTGCTATAGCTTATCTTAATCAGGCCGATCCAGATCTACAGATGATGGGAGCAGCCTACATCCAGCACGAATGTTACCATAACAGTGATGCAAAGAAAACA GTGAGATTGCAGAAGGGTATCCCTTCTCTAGTGCAGCTCTTTAACGTTGACAATGAGGAGGTACAGCGCTACGCCACAGGGGCCACCAGGAACCTCATCTATGAGAACATGGAGAACAAAGTGGCCCTCATTGAAGCCGGTGGGATCCCTAAACTTATAGACGCTCTTAAAAAGGATGATGATGAACTCCGCAAGAACATCACAG GTATCCTGTGGAATCTCTCATCTAAGGATAACCTGAAAGAGAGATTGGCACGGGACACTCTTGGTGATTTGACCGAAATGATACTGATTCCCCTCTCGGGCACTGGGGATAAGGAGATCATTGAACTAAACCCATCAGAGTCAGACATCTTCTTCAACACCACTGGATGTCTCAG AAACTTGAGCTCAGTCCACGAGAGGACCAGACAACAAATGAGAGAGACCCCTAACCTTGTAGATGCTCTCGTTGCCTATGTTCAAAGATGTTTTGAGGACGGTAAATATGAAGAGAAG GGTGTGGAGAACGCGGTGTGTGTATTGAGGAATCTGTCTTATCAGCTGTACTCTGAGATTCCCCTAACAATACAAAACAGACTGGAGGGTCCGAATCGTGCTACAGGTTCTTCAAAGGGCGAACCTATCGGCTGTTTCACCCCTCAGAGCAAGAAAGCCAAAGAT AGGCAAAATCAGGACCTTACTACATTTTCAGAAGTGTCAAAATTGCCAAGAGGTATGGAGTGGCTCTGGCACCCTCAGATAGTGGATATGTATCACAAAGTGCTGCAGAACTGTGAGATCAACAGCACAACACGAGAGGCTGCAGCTGGAGCCCTGCAGAACATCACTGCTGGAGACAAGCGG TGGGCGTCCATCTTGAGTCGTGTGGCGATAGAGCAGAACAGGATATTGCCCACCGTCATGGATCTCTTCAGCAAAACCAAAAACGATTCAGAGCTCCGTGCCCTCACCGGCTTCGTCAGAAACCTCTCCCGGCACGCTAGAAACAAGGATGATATGG CCGTCAAAGTGGTCCAGAACTTGGTCGTCTTGTTGCCCGATGATGGCACGGTGAAGAACCCCTCAACCGACGTGGTGACGAACATCTGCGGGGCTCTCAACAACCTGGTGACTACAAGCAGTGTGGCAGCAAGAGATATCAGCTACTTCGATGGCTTGTCCAAGTTACAAGGGATCATTAGCAATCACGACGGAAG cCCTGATAAACGTAAAGCTGCCAAAGCAGCAGGGACGGTAATGAGGAATATGTTCCAGTACAAGAAACTCCACAAagattacaaaaat